From Vigna unguiculata cultivar IT97K-499-35 chromosome 5, ASM411807v1, whole genome shotgun sequence, the proteins below share one genomic window:
- the LOC114185492 gene encoding uncharacterized protein LOC114185492: MISGMDYDKFKTQQKEHTNHMDALEENYLYDRRVMNLLSKDIREEMEKFQCKHSKNLEALMQENEEGRSVLSEKEMLDMEREKMDKTFKKLKICRMEREPKLERMKDHISELETGVKTVNMDNEVMIRDLSEKIENLK, translated from the exons GCATggattatgataaatttaaaacccAGCAGAAAGAGCATACTAATCATATGGATGCTCTTGAAGAAAACTATCTATACGATCGCCGGGTCATGAATTTGCTCTCTAAAGACATTAGAGAGGAGATGGAAAAATTTCAGTGTAAGCATTCCAAAAACTTAGAAGCTTTGATGCAAGAAAATGAGGAAGGGCGGTCAGTGTTGTcag agaaAGAAATGTTGGATATGGAAAGGGAGAAAATGGATAAAACCTTCAAAAAGCTGAAAATTTGTAGAATGGAGAGAGAACCGAAGTTGGAGCGAATGAAGGACCATATTTCAGAGCTAGAAACGGGTGTGAAAACGGTAAACATGGATAATGAAGTTATGATCAGAGATTTATCCGAAAAGATTGAAAACTTGAAGTAG